One segment of Alnus glutinosa chromosome 2, dhAlnGlut1.1, whole genome shotgun sequence DNA contains the following:
- the LOC133859464 gene encoding isocitrate dehydrogenase [NADP], which yields MAFEKIKVANPIVEMDGDEMTRVFWKSIKDKLIFPFLDLDIKYFDLGLPHRDATDDKVTIESAEATLKYNVAIKCATITPDEDRVKEFKLKQMWKSPNGTIRNILNGTVFREPIICKNIPRLVPSWNKPICIGRHAFGDQYRATDTVIKGAGKLKLVFVPEGKEEKTELEVFNFTGAGGVALSMYNTDESIRSFADASMNTAYQKKWPLYLSTKNTILKKYDGRFKDIFQEVYEANWKSKFDAAGIWYEHRLIDDMVAYALKSDGGYVWACKNYDGDVQSDFLAQGFGSLGLMTSVLVCPDGKTIEAEAAHGTVTRHYRVHQKGGETSTNSIASIFAWSRGLAHRAKLDENPKLLDFTEKLEAACVGVVESGKMTKDLALIIHGPKLAREHYLNTEDFIDAVAGELKARLSA from the exons GAGATGAAATGACTCGAGTATTCTGGAAATCAATAAAGGATAAG CTTATTTTCCCCTTTCTGGATTTGGACATTAAGTACTTTGACCTTGGACTTCCTCATCGTGATGCCACTGATGATAAAGTTACAATTGAAAGTGCAGAAGCTACTCTTAA GTATAATGTAGCCATCAAGTGTGCAACTATTACTCCAG ATGAAGATCGTGTGAAGGAGTTTAAGTTGAAGCAGATGTGGAAGAGTCCAAATGGGACAATTAGGAATATTTTGAATG GTACTGTCTTCAGAGAACCAATTATTTGCAAAAACATTCCTCGCCTTGTCCCAA GTTGGAACAAGCCTATATGCATCGGAAGGCATGCTTTTGGTGATCAATACCGAGCAACTGATACAGTTATTAAAGGAGCTGGGAAATTAAAACTGGTGTTTG TACCAGAAGGAAAAGAGGAGAAGACAGAGTTGGAGGTCTTCAACTTTACAGGTGCTGGAGGAGTGGCATTGTCTATGTATAACACTGATGAG TCTATCCGTTCTTTTGCCGACGCTTCCATGAACACTGCCTATCAGAAAAAGTGGCCACTTTATCTTAGCACAAAGAACACCATTCTTAAGAAGTATGATGGAAG ATTCAAGGACATATTTCAAGAAGTTTACGAGGCCAACTGGAAATCAAAGTTTGACGCTGCTGGCATATG GTATGAACACCGTCTCATTGATGATATGGTGGCTTATGCTCTCAAGAGCGATGGAGGTTATGTATGGGCATGCAAGAACTATGATGGTGATGTCCAGAGTGATTTCTTAGCCCAAG GGTTTGGATCTCTTGGATTGATGACATCTGTACTG GTTTGTCCAGATGGGAAGACCATAGAAGCGGAAGCTGCCCATGGTACTGTTACACGGCATTATAGGGTTCATCAGAAAGGAGGTGAAACCAGCACAAACAGCATAGCCTCGATCTTTGCTTGGTCGCGAGGGCTTGCACACAG GGCGAAGCTGGACGAGAATCCTAAACTCTTGGATTTCACTGAGAAACTAGAAGCAGCTTGTGTTGGAGTTGTGGAATCTGGAAAGATGACCAAGGATCTTGCGCTTATTATCCATGGACCTAA GCTTGCTAGGGAACACTATCTGAATACTGAAGACTTCATTGATGCTGTTGCTGGGGAACTTAAAGCAAGACTTTCTGCCTAA